The Ochotona princeps isolate mOchPri1 chromosome 26, mOchPri1.hap1, whole genome shotgun sequence genome contains a region encoding:
- the ABCD4 gene encoding lysosomal cobalamin transporter ABCD4 isoform X5, with amino-acid sequence MLRLLLSTVGVNTFDYLGSILSYVVIAIPIFSGVFGDLTPTELSALVSKNAFVCIYLISCFTRLIDLSTTLSDVAGYTHRIGELQETLLDMSSKSQDCETLGNSEWDLDKIPGWPAAEPADAAFLLERACISAPSSDKPLIKDLTLKICEGQSLLITGNTGTGKTSLLRVLGGLWASTRGSVQMLTDFGPHGVLFLPQKPFFTDGTLREQVIYPLKEIYPDSGSTDDERIMRFLDLAGLSSLVTRTEGLDQQVDWNWYDVLSPGEMQRLSFTRLFYLQPKYAVLDEATSALTEEVEAELYRIGQQLGMTFISVGHRRSLEKFHSLVLKLCGGGRWELSRLKGE; translated from the exons ATGCTGAGGCTGCTGCTTTCTACCG TTGGTGTTAACACCTTCGACTACCTGGGCAGCATCCTGAGTTACGTGGTCATCGCAATCCCCATCTTCAGTGGAGTCTTTGGAGACTTGACCCCAACAGAGCTCAGTGCTCTGGTTAGCAAG aACGCCTTTGTGTGCATCTACCTCATCAGCTGTTTCACCCGGCTCATCGACCTGTCCACCACACTCTCTGACGTGGCTGGGTACACACACAG gatTGGGGAGCTTCAGGAGACCCTGCTGGACATGTCCTCCAAGTCGCAGGACTGTGAGACTTTGGGCAACAGTGAATGGGACTTAGACAA GAtcccagggtggccagcagcAGAGCCCGCCGACGCAGCCTTCCTTCTGGAGCGGGCCTGCATCTCAGCCCCCTCCTCTGACAAGCCACTCATCAAGGACCTGACCTTGAAGATCTGCGAGGGCCAGAGCCTGCTCATCACAGGCAACACGGGCACGGGCAAGACCTCCCTGCTGCGGGTGCTGGGTGGCCTGTGGGCCAGCACACGGG GCTCAGTACAGATGCTCACAGACTTCGGGCCCCATGGGGTGCTATTCCTGCCACAGAAACCCTTCTTCACTGACGGAACCCTCCGCGAGCAG GTGATTTACCCCCTAAAGGAGATCTACCCAGACTCAG GTTCTACTGATGATGAGAGGATCATGAGGTTCTTGGACTTGGCAGGTCTG TCCAGCTTGGTGACCAGGACAGAGGGTCTGGACCAGCAGGTGGATTGGAACTG GTACGACGTCCTGTCCCCAGGGGAGATGCAGAGGCTGTCCTTCACCCGGCTTTTCTACCTGCAGCCCAAGTATGCAG TGCTTGATGAAGCCACCAGCGCACTGACCGAGGAGGTGGAGGCTGAGCTGTACCGCATCGGCCAGCAGCTGGGCATGACCTTCATCAGCGTGGGGCATCGGCGCAGCCTAGAGAAG TTTCACTCTTTGGTTCTGAAACTCTGCGGAGGAGGAAGATGGGAGCTGAGCAGACTTAAGGGGGAGTGA